In a single window of the Mycobacteriales bacterium genome:
- a CDS encoding ABC transporter permease: MSVVTGALSQTGSMFALFLDTIRAIFKRPFQWRELIGQAWFIAGVCIVPTMLVSIPFGMVISLQVGNLSRQLGAQSYVGSASVLAIVREAAPVATALLIAGAGGSAICADLGSRRIRDEIDAMEVLAVSPIQRLVVPRVLAAMLVAAFLNGLVSFVGIAGGYFFNVIVQHGTPGAYLASFGTLSQVTDLWVSEFKALIFGLIAALVAAYKGLNAKGGPKGVGDAVNQSVVITFMLLFLVNFVVTTLYFQLVPQKFS; encoded by the coding sequence ATGAGCGTCGTCACCGGGGCGCTGTCGCAGACCGGGAGCATGTTCGCGCTGTTCCTGGACACGATCCGCGCCATCTTCAAACGGCCGTTCCAGTGGCGCGAGCTGATCGGGCAGGCGTGGTTCATCGCGGGCGTCTGCATCGTGCCGACGATGCTGGTGTCGATCCCGTTCGGCATGGTCATCTCGCTCCAGGTCGGCAACCTGTCGCGGCAGCTCGGCGCGCAGTCCTACGTCGGCTCCGCCTCGGTCCTGGCGATCGTGCGCGAGGCGGCGCCCGTCGCGACGGCGCTGCTCATCGCCGGCGCCGGCGGCAGCGCGATCTGCGCGGACCTCGGCTCGCGGCGCATCCGCGACGAGATCGACGCGATGGAGGTGCTGGCCGTCTCGCCGATCCAGCGGCTGGTCGTGCCGCGGGTGCTCGCGGCGATGCTGGTGGCGGCGTTCCTCAACGGCCTGGTGAGCTTCGTCGGCATCGCCGGCGGCTACTTCTTCAACGTGATCGTGCAGCACGGCACGCCGGGCGCGTACCTGGCGTCCTTCGGCACGCTCAGCCAGGTCACGGACCTGTGGGTGTCGGAGTTCAAGGCGCTGATCTTCGGCCTGATCGCGGCGCTCGTCGCCGCCTACAAGGGCCTCAACGCGAAGGGCGGACCGAAGGGCGTCGGCGACGCGGTCAACCAGAGCGTCGTCATCACGTTCATGCTGCTGTTCCTCGTGAACTTCGTCGTGACCACGCTGTACTTCCAACTCGTCCCGCAGAAGTTCAGCTGA
- a CDS encoding ABC transporter permease, whose protein sequence is MAVVPPTLSRPARVVSNAGTRLVLNPLGDLGAQLAFYGRCIAWIPKTFVHYRKEWVRLLAEVSLGSGALLVGGGTVGVIFFLSFFTGTQVGLEGFKGLQLIGAEAFSGFVSAFGNTREITPLIAGITLAAQVGCGFTAQLGAMRISEEVDALEVMGIPSVPFLVTTRMIAAFIAVIPLYLVSLFSSFLATRLVVVQLFGQSAGTYDYYFHKFLPPADVFYSLGKAMIFAVVVTLVHCYYGYHAKGGPEGVGVAVGKAIRTSIVCIVVINFFLSLAFWGATDTVRIAG, encoded by the coding sequence ATGGCCGTCGTCCCGCCCACCCTGTCGCGCCCGGCCCGGGTCGTCTCCAACGCCGGGACGCGCCTGGTCCTGAACCCGCTCGGCGACCTCGGCGCGCAGCTCGCGTTCTACGGCCGCTGCATCGCGTGGATCCCGAAGACGTTCGTCCACTACCGCAAGGAGTGGGTCCGCCTGCTCGCCGAGGTGAGCCTCGGCAGCGGCGCGCTGCTCGTCGGCGGCGGCACCGTCGGCGTCATCTTCTTCCTCAGCTTCTTCACGGGGACGCAGGTCGGGCTGGAGGGGTTCAAGGGGCTCCAGCTCATCGGGGCGGAGGCGTTCTCCGGGTTCGTCAGCGCGTTCGGCAACACCCGCGAGATCACGCCCCTCATCGCGGGCATCACGCTCGCCGCGCAGGTCGGCTGCGGCTTCACCGCCCAGCTCGGCGCGATGCGGATCAGCGAGGAGGTCGACGCGCTCGAGGTCATGGGCATCCCGAGCGTGCCGTTCCTCGTGACCACGCGGATGATCGCGGCGTTCATCGCGGTGATCCCGCTGTACCTGGTCAGCCTGTTCTCGTCGTTCCTCGCGACGCGGCTGGTCGTGGTGCAGCTCTTCGGGCAGAGCGCGGGCACGTACGACTACTACTTCCACAAGTTCCTGCCGCCCGCGGACGTCTTCTACTCGCTCGGCAAGGCGATGATCTTCGCGGTCGTCGTGACGCTGGTGCACTGCTACTACGGCTACCACGCGAAGGGCGGCCCGGAGGGTGTCGGCGTCGCGGTCGGCAAGGCGATCCGGACGAGCATCGTCTGCATCGTCGTCATCAACTTCTTCCTGTCGCTCGCGTTCTGGGGCGCCACCGACACCGTCCGGATCGCGGGGTAG
- a CDS encoding SatD family protein, with protein sequence MVIGDVVGSRHAPDRADLDRALRAALVVANAAVAAEEPLAPTIGDEFQGFFRTAVDAVHATLLVRASMGAYDVRFGLGMGDVVRLGAEGERFRRQDGPAWWAARDAIEHVASGRVPKSLRTWLAVSPPEHAKGQHTFPFLAVASGDPAAAAVNAYLVTRDQLVSEMDDRDRRILLGLVLGRSVTEIAEQEGVTPSAVSQRSRRSGAAAVAYAHATLAGW encoded by the coding sequence GTGGTGATCGGGGACGTCGTCGGCTCACGGCATGCACCGGACCGGGCCGACCTGGACCGGGCGCTCCGCGCGGCGCTGGTGGTGGCCAACGCCGCCGTCGCCGCGGAGGAGCCGCTGGCGCCGACGATCGGCGACGAGTTCCAGGGCTTCTTCCGGACGGCTGTGGACGCCGTCCACGCGACCCTGCTCGTCCGCGCCAGCATGGGCGCCTACGACGTGCGGTTCGGGCTCGGGATGGGGGACGTGGTGCGGCTCGGGGCGGAAGGCGAACGGTTCCGGCGCCAGGACGGTCCGGCGTGGTGGGCGGCGCGGGACGCGATCGAGCACGTCGCCTCGGGACGCGTCCCGAAGTCGCTGCGCACGTGGCTCGCGGTGTCGCCCCCGGAGCACGCGAAGGGGCAGCACACGTTCCCGTTCCTCGCCGTCGCGAGCGGCGACCCCGCGGCCGCCGCGGTCAACGCGTACCTCGTGACGCGCGACCAGCTCGTCTCCGAGATGGACGACCGGGACCGCCGCATCCTGCTCGGGCTGGTGCTGGGCCGCTCGGTGACGGAGATCGCCGAACAGGAGGGCGTGACGCCGTCGGCCGTCTCGCAACGCAGCCGCCGGTCCGGCGCGGCGGCCGTCGCCTATGCGCACGCCACGCTGGCGGGATGGTGA
- the rplL gene encoding 50S ribosomal protein L7/L12 encodes MAKLSTDELLDAFKEMTLIELSEFVKQFEDTFGVTAAAPVAVAAAPAAGGQAGGGDAGGAEEQDEFDVILDDAGDKKIQVIKEVRALTSLGLKEAKDLVDGAPKPVLEKVNKEAADKAKAALEGAGAKVTLK; translated from the coding sequence ATGGCCAAGCTCAGCACCGACGAGCTGCTCGACGCGTTCAAGGAGATGACGCTGATCGAGCTGTCGGAGTTCGTGAAGCAGTTCGAGGACACCTTCGGCGTCACCGCCGCCGCCCCGGTCGCGGTCGCGGCCGCGCCGGCCGCCGGTGGCCAGGCCGGCGGCGGCGACGCCGGCGGTGCTGAGGAGCAGGACGAGTTCGACGTCATCCTCGACGACGCGGGCGACAAGAAGATCCAGGTCATCAAGGAGGTCCGCGCGCTCACCAGCCTCGGCCTCAAGGAGGCCAAGGACCTCGTGGACGGCGCCCCCAAGCCGGTCCTCGAGAAGGTCAACAAGGAGGCCGCGGACAAGGCGAAGGCCGCCCTCGAGGGCGCCGGCGCCAAGGTCACCCTCAAGTAG
- a CDS encoding ABC transporter ATP-binding protein, with product MGVEIKVEGLTKSFGRQTIFEDVTLTIPAGEISVMLGPSGTGKSVFLKHLVGLLKPNRGHIYVGGKDVPNISEKHLYEVRKLFGVLFQDGALFGSMPLFDNVAFPLREHTKKSESEIKKIVMEKMEMVGLLGAEGKLPGEISGGMRKRAGLARALVLDPEIILFDEPDSGLDPVRVAYLNQLIVDLNAQIGATFLIVTHDINTARTVPDNIGLLFRRRLVMFGHRDELLSSDEPVVRQFLNGRRQGPIGMAEEKDAAALAAEQEEGGDMPDLPPIEPQLLPTPPLIRRSMRSPHGSHAFLLDERQDAAKTPVGAGRA from the coding sequence GTGGGCGTCGAGATCAAGGTCGAGGGGCTGACGAAGTCCTTCGGCCGCCAGACGATCTTCGAGGACGTCACGCTGACGATCCCCGCGGGGGAGATCTCCGTCATGCTCGGCCCGTCCGGCACCGGCAAGAGCGTGTTCCTCAAGCACCTCGTCGGCCTGCTGAAGCCCAACCGCGGCCACATCTACGTGGGTGGCAAGGACGTCCCCAACATCTCCGAGAAGCACCTCTACGAGGTGCGCAAGCTCTTCGGCGTGCTGTTCCAGGACGGCGCGCTGTTCGGCTCCATGCCGCTGTTCGACAACGTCGCGTTCCCGCTCCGCGAGCACACGAAGAAGAGCGAGAGCGAGATCAAGAAGATCGTCATGGAGAAGATGGAGATGGTCGGCCTGCTCGGGGCCGAGGGGAAGCTCCCTGGCGAGATCAGCGGCGGCATGCGCAAGCGCGCGGGGCTGGCGCGGGCGCTGGTGCTGGACCCGGAGATCATCCTGTTCGACGAGCCGGACTCCGGCCTCGACCCGGTCCGCGTCGCCTACCTGAACCAGCTCATCGTCGACCTGAACGCCCAGATCGGTGCGACGTTCCTCATCGTCACGCACGACATCAACACGGCGCGGACGGTGCCGGACAACATCGGGCTGCTGTTCCGGCGGCGGCTGGTGATGTTCGGCCACCGCGACGAGCTGCTGTCGAGCGACGAGCCGGTGGTACGCCAGTTCCTCAACGGCCGCCGCCAGGGCCCGATCGGCATGGCCGAGGAGAAGGACGCGGCGGCGCTGGCGGCGGAGCAGGAGGAGGGCGGCGACATGCCGGACCTCCCGCCGATCGAGCCGCAGCTCCTGCCGACGCCGCCGCTGATCCGCCGGTCGATGCGCTCGCCGCACGGCAGCCACGCGTTCCTGCTCGACGAGCGGCAGGACGCCGCCAAGACGCCGGTGGGCGCAGGGCGCGCATGA